From one Streptomyces sp. R41 genomic stretch:
- a CDS encoding biotin carboxylase N-terminal domain-containing protein, with product MRKVLIANRGEIAVRVARACRDAGIASVAVYAEPDRDALHVRAADEAFALGGDTPATSYLDIAKVLQAAKDSGADAIHPGYGFLSENADFAQAVLDAGLIWIGPPPQAIRDLGDKVAARHIAQRAGAPLVAGTPDPVSGAEEVVAFAQQHGLPIAIKAAFGGGGRGLKVARTLEEVPELYDSAVREAVAAFGRGECFVERYLDKPRHVETQCLADTHGNVVVVSTRDCSLQRRHQKLVEEAPAPFLSDAQVEQLYSSSKAILKEAGYVGAGTVEFLVGADGTISFLEVNTRLQVEHPVTEEVAGIDLVREMFRIADGEALGYTDPQLRGHSLEFRINGEDPGRGFLPAPGTVTAFAPPSGPGVRLDAGVESGSVIGPAWDSLLAKLIVTGASRAQALQRAARALAEFQVEGMATAIPFHRKVVTDPAFAPELTGSNAPFTVHTRWIETEFVNDIPAFTAPTDLEAEEEPGRETVVVEVGGKRLEVSLPSSLGMSLARTGLAAGAKPKRRAAKKSGPVASGDTLASPMQGTIVKVAVEEGQEVNEGDLVVVLEAMKMEQPLNAHRSGTIKGLSAEVGASITSGAAICEIKD from the coding sequence GTGCGCAAGGTGCTCATCGCCAACCGTGGCGAAATCGCTGTCCGCGTGGCCCGGGCGTGCCGGGATGCCGGGATCGCGAGCGTTGCCGTTTATGCGGAACCGGACCGGGACGCTCTGCATGTCCGTGCGGCGGACGAGGCGTTCGCGTTGGGCGGTGACACCCCGGCCACCAGTTACCTGGACATCGCCAAGGTGCTGCAGGCCGCCAAGGACTCCGGGGCGGACGCGATCCACCCCGGCTACGGCTTCCTGTCGGAGAACGCCGACTTCGCGCAGGCGGTCCTGGACGCCGGCCTGATCTGGATCGGCCCGCCCCCGCAGGCCATCCGCGACCTGGGTGACAAGGTCGCCGCCCGGCACATCGCGCAGCGCGCCGGCGCCCCGCTGGTGGCCGGCACCCCGGACCCGGTCTCGGGCGCCGAGGAGGTCGTCGCGTTCGCCCAGCAGCACGGCCTGCCGATCGCCATCAAGGCCGCCTTCGGCGGCGGCGGACGCGGCCTGAAGGTCGCCCGCACCCTGGAGGAAGTCCCCGAGCTGTACGACTCCGCGGTCCGCGAGGCGGTCGCCGCCTTCGGCCGCGGCGAGTGCTTCGTCGAGCGCTACCTGGACAAGCCCCGGCACGTGGAGACCCAGTGCCTGGCCGACACCCACGGCAACGTGGTCGTCGTCTCCACCCGGGACTGCTCGCTGCAGCGCCGCCACCAGAAACTGGTCGAGGAGGCCCCCGCCCCCTTCCTCTCCGACGCCCAGGTGGAGCAGCTGTACTCCTCCTCCAAGGCGATCCTGAAGGAGGCCGGCTACGTCGGCGCGGGCACCGTGGAATTCCTCGTCGGCGCGGACGGCACGATCTCCTTCCTGGAGGTCAACACCCGCCTGCAGGTCGAACACCCGGTCACCGAGGAGGTCGCCGGCATCGACCTGGTCCGCGAGATGTTCCGCATCGCCGACGGCGAAGCACTCGGCTACACCGATCCGCAACTGCGCGGCCACTCCTTGGAGTTCCGCATCAACGGCGAGGACCCCGGACGCGGCTTCCTGCCCGCCCCCGGCACCGTCACCGCCTTCGCCCCGCCATCGGGCCCGGGCGTGCGGCTGGACGCGGGCGTGGAATCCGGCAGCGTCATCGGCCCGGCCTGGGACTCCCTGCTCGCCAAGCTGATCGTCACCGGCGCGAGTCGCGCCCAGGCCCTGCAGCGGGCCGCCCGCGCGCTCGCCGAGTTCCAGGTCGAGGGCATGGCCACCGCCATCCCCTTCCACCGCAAGGTGGTCACCGACCCCGCCTTCGCCCCGGAACTGACCGGCTCCAACGCGCCGTTCACGGTCCACACCCGGTGGATCGAGACCGAGTTCGTCAACGACATCCCCGCCTTCACCGCCCCCACGGACCTCGAGGCCGAGGAGGAACCGGGCCGCGAGACCGTCGTCGTCGAGGTCGGCGGCAAGCGCCTGGAAGTCTCCCTGCCCTCCTCGCTGGGCATGAGCCTGGCCCGCACCGGCCTCGCCGCCGGCGCCAAACCCAAACGCCGCGCCGCCAAGAAGTCCGGCCCCGTCGCCTCCGGCGACACCCTCGCCTCACCGATGCAGGGCACCATCGTCAAGGTCGCCGTCGAGGAGGGCCAGGAAGTCAACGAAGGCGACCTGGTCGTCGTCCTGGAGGCCATGAAGATGGAACAACCCCTCAACGCCCACCGCTCCGGCACCATCAAGGGCCTCAGCGCCGAAGTCGGCGCCTCCATCACCTCCGGCGCCGCCATCTGCGAAATCAAGGACTGA